The Pedobacter roseus genome contains a region encoding:
- a CDS encoding glycoside hydrolase family 43 protein, with the protein MKKIFLSILGFSMSLLSVKAQEKIIVSKGNPIITDKYTADPAAFVHGDSVYLYTGHDVAPKGKERYEMHEWLCYSSADMVTWKEHPSPLNVKNFAWASDDAWASQVIERDGKFYWYVAIQHGTIHGKSIGVAVADNPRGPFKDAIGKALITNDMTTDVKISWDDIDPTVIIDDDGQAYLFWGNQQCYYAKLKKNMIELDGPIQKVNVPGFTEAPWIHKRKNWYYLSYASGFPEKIVYAMSKNVNGPWEYKGILNEIAGNSNTNHQAIIDFKGKSYFIYHNGAINTDGGSFRRSVCIDYLNYNSDGTIKRIVMTSEGVKKAR; encoded by the coding sequence ATGAAAAAAATATTCTTATCGATCTTAGGTTTTTCCATGAGTTTACTCAGTGTAAAAGCACAAGAGAAAATTATCGTTTCAAAAGGCAACCCGATTATTACGGATAAATACACTGCCGACCCGGCTGCTTTTGTTCATGGCGATTCGGTTTACTTATATACCGGGCATGATGTGGCGCCCAAAGGCAAAGAACGTTACGAAATGCACGAATGGTTATGTTATTCATCGGCCGATATGGTAACCTGGAAGGAACATCCATCGCCATTAAATGTAAAAAATTTCGCCTGGGCCAGCGATGATGCGTGGGCTTCGCAGGTTATTGAACGTGATGGAAAGTTTTACTGGTATGTGGCCATCCAGCACGGCACCATCCATGGTAAATCAATTGGTGTGGCAGTGGCCGATAATCCCCGCGGACCTTTTAAAGATGCAATTGGAAAAGCTTTGATTACGAACGATATGACCACTGATGTAAAAATTAGCTGGGATGATATTGACCCAACGGTAATTATTGATGATGACGGACAGGCATATTTATTTTGGGGCAATCAACAATGTTACTATGCCAAATTGAAAAAAAATATGATTGAATTGGATGGTCCCATTCAGAAAGTAAACGTTCCCGGATTTACAGAAGCACCATGGATCCATAAACGCAAAAACTGGTATTATTTATCTTATGCATCTGGTTTCCCTGAAAAGATTGTTTATGCCATGAGCAAGAATGTGAATGGTCCCTGGGAGTATAAAGGGATTTTAAATGAAATTGCCGGAAACTCGAACACCAACCACCAGGCCATCATTGATTTTAAAGGAAAATCGTATTTCATTTACCATAACGGTGCCATTAATACCGATGGTGGTAGCTTTAGAAGATCAGTTTGCATTGATTATTTAAACTATAACAGCGATGGAACGATTAAAAGAATTGTAATGACGAGTGAGGGGGTGAAGAAGGCGAGATAA
- a CDS encoding rhamnogalacturonan acetylesterase → MGIMGTDDPRFFKPGVAIANHAESGLTLGSFLGSKRLAKVLSVMKPGDYLFIEFGHNDQKEKGPNDGAYKSYTERLKTFITEVKKKGGIPVVVTSTSRRSFGADGKIQNSLGDFPEAARKVAADENVALIDLNAMTTELFNALGEQNSIKAFVHYPANSYPGQDKPLADNTHFNPYGAYEIAQCIILGIKSQKLGIAQYLVNDLPDFNPAKPDDPNAWKWPESPKSSLVKPDGN, encoded by the coding sequence ATGGGCATCATGGGGACAGATGATCCCCGGTTTTTTAAACCAGGCGTAGCGATAGCCAACCATGCAGAATCGGGCTTAACGCTTGGCTCATTTTTAGGCAGTAAACGGTTAGCTAAAGTATTGAGTGTAATGAAGCCCGGCGATTATTTATTTATTGAATTTGGGCACAATGATCAGAAAGAGAAGGGACCTAATGATGGTGCATATAAATCGTACACGGAGCGCTTGAAAACATTTATAACTGAGGTAAAGAAAAAAGGTGGAATTCCGGTGGTGGTAACTTCAACCAGCAGGCGGTCTTTTGGTGCCGATGGTAAAATACAAAACTCCCTGGGCGATTTTCCTGAAGCGGCAAGAAAAGTTGCTGCGGACGAAAATGTAGCTTTAATTGATCTTAATGCCATGACAACCGAACTGTTTAATGCTTTGGGAGAACAAAATTCGATCAAAGCTTTTGTACATTATCCGGCAAATAGCTACCCGGGGCAGGATAAACCTTTGGCCGATAATACGCACTTTAACCCTTACGGCGCTTATGAAATTGCGCAATGCATCATCTTAGGCATCAAATCGCAAAAACTGGGCATTGCTCAGTACCTGGTTAACGATCTGCCCGATTTTAATCCTGCAAAACCTGATGATCCGAATGCTTGGAAATGGCCGGAAAGTCCTAAAAGTAGTTTGGTTAAACCAGATGGGAATTAA
- a CDS encoding glycoside hydrolase family 28 protein, translating into MSKKKLLLIFVSLLGLSFINKRLPIKIIAVKVDAPFNMPAIKIPDFSVSKQFSIADFGAVQGDKVKTSKAISSAIIQANKEKGGIVVIPEGEWLTGKIHLMSNVNLHLNKGAVLLFSDDPEDYLPAVPSSWEGLECYNYSPLIYAYQCKNIAITGEGEIKAKMEVWKGWFARPQAHLESIKKLYNMAAAYNPVEKRQMANDSAHLRPQFIQFNRCENVLLEGIKITNSPFWTIHPYLSKNVVIRKINVFAHGHNNDGIDPEMSQNVLIEDCVFDQGDDAIAIKSGRNPEGWRLKTPSKNIVIRNCLVKNGHQLLAIGSELSGGIENIFIENCKVQDGAKLNHLIFIKTNERMGGYVKNIFAKNITSGKIDLGILGIETNVLYQWKTLVPTVEVRLTPIKDVFLEQIRAKEVKFISRILGEKKQPIEHISLKKVTADVVSGPASIHENVNGFVEQK; encoded by the coding sequence ATGAGTAAAAAGAAATTACTTCTGATTTTTGTATCCCTCCTCGGCCTATCCTTCATTAATAAAAGGTTACCGATTAAAATCATAGCGGTAAAGGTCGATGCGCCATTTAATATGCCTGCCATTAAAATTCCCGATTTTTCAGTAAGCAAACAATTTTCCATTGCAGATTTTGGCGCCGTTCAGGGAGATAAAGTAAAAACATCAAAAGCGATTTCTAGCGCAATTATCCAGGCAAATAAAGAAAAGGGAGGCATTGTTGTGATCCCTGAGGGCGAATGGTTAACGGGTAAAATTCATTTAATGAGTAACGTTAATCTTCATTTAAACAAAGGGGCTGTCCTTTTATTTTCTGATGATCCTGAAGATTACTTACCTGCAGTACCCAGTTCCTGGGAGGGGCTTGAGTGTTACAATTACTCGCCATTGATTTATGCTTACCAATGCAAAAATATAGCGATTACCGGTGAAGGCGAAATAAAAGCAAAAATGGAGGTATGGAAAGGCTGGTTTGCCAGGCCTCAGGCCCATTTAGAAAGTATAAAAAAACTGTACAATATGGCGGCGGCCTACAACCCGGTGGAAAAAAGGCAAATGGCCAATGATTCTGCACATCTGCGCCCGCAGTTTATCCAGTTTAACCGCTGCGAAAATGTATTACTCGAAGGAATAAAGATCACCAATAGCCCATTTTGGACCATACATCCTTATCTTTCAAAAAATGTGGTCATCAGGAAAATCAATGTTTTTGCACATGGACATAACAATGATGGTATTGATCCAGAAATGAGCCAAAACGTGCTCATTGAAGATTGTGTGTTCGATCAGGGCGATGATGCAATTGCGATAAAATCAGGACGAAATCCCGAAGGGTGGCGGTTAAAAACGCCTTCTAAAAATATCGTGATCAGGAATTGCCTGGTTAAAAACGGACATCAGCTGTTGGCCATAGGGAGTGAACTTTCGGGCGGGATTGAAAATATATTTATCGAAAACTGCAAAGTTCAGGATGGTGCAAAACTGAATCACCTCATTTTTATCAAAACCAACGAACGCATGGGCGGTTATGTGAAAAATATTTTTGCGAAAAACATTACGTCAGGTAAAATAGATCTTGGAATATTGGGCATCGAAACCAATGTGCTTTATCAATGGAAAACCCTGGTGCCAACCGTCGAAGTGAGGTTAACCCCCATAAAGGATGTTTTTTTAGAGCAGATTAGGGCAAAAGAGGTAAAGTTTATATCCAGGATTTTGGGAGAGAAAAAACAGCCAATTGAGCATATTTCCTTAAAAAAGGTCACTGCTGATGTAGTTAGCGGCCCAGCTAGCATTCATGAAAATGTGAACGGTTTTGTGGAGCAAAAATAA